One segment of Babylonia areolata isolate BAREFJ2019XMU chromosome 24, ASM4173473v1, whole genome shotgun sequence DNA contains the following:
- the LOC143299058 gene encoding beta-1,3-galactosyltransferase 5-like, whose amino-acid sequence MGWSATQRRKRKCGGVWHLSAWSMYSLFLCLGLLLLILAALSLHPRHLRHRNPTPFQLDAGLLYQNTTLKVQNNHIQQLRSAEIARLLRGGLSLHLSNVSAEVLNVKDSSGKTSRRDSHGNVPNKAIKDSHSPQMGTLTDVPNSIRKHPRSEDPMFLVSGGTINVNRVQVASLLHKALAEKMLKRMCGGGQDDTVGGGDGVELVVLILSDLTGPERRQAMRDTWLSPYTHPASPVRHFFLIGRNASWDDLDHVARTREEMETHLDLVQVNGSDSYAHLTTKVLTGLSLLATWCQGARHVLKTDHDVWVNVPSLRAALNATPITPPTGVEGYCTSSQRPIRRPRSKYYIPESLFPYKAYPRFCNGPGYVTTPRVAGQIVAVSLSVPFFPLEDVFLGMCLQRLGLGVRHNRGFAIGKAVKSRQAVCPELCRYHGRSVIVRHGFTPEELRAIWRAGECLELEGLPCGNETSS is encoded by the coding sequence ATGGGCTGGTCAGCAACACAGCGCCGGAAACGGAAGTGTGGCGGTGTCTGGCACCTGTCGGCCTGGTCCATGtactccctcttcctctgtctcggcctcctcctcctcatcctcgccgccctctccctccaccctcgccATCTCAGGCACAGAAATCCCACTCCGTTCCAGCTTGACGCCGGCTTGCTGTATCAGAATACCACACTTAAAGTCCAAAATAACCACATTCAACAGCTGCGTTCAGCTGAAATAGCACGTCTTCTGCGGGGTGGGTTATCATTACACCTGTCGAACGTCTCTGCAGAAGTGCTGAATGTGAAAGACAGTTCCGGTAAAACCTCCAGGAGGGACAGTCATGGGAACGTCCCCAACAAAGCAATAAAGGATTCGCACAGTCCGCAGATGGGAACTTTGACTGACGTCCCCAACAGCATCCGGAAGCATCCCAGGTCAGAAGACCCCATGTTTCTGGTCTCTGGGGGCACGATAAACGTGAACAGGGTGCAGGTGGCTTCGCTGCTGCACAAAGCTTTAGCGGAGAAGATGTTGAAAAGGATGTGTGGAGGAGGACAGGACGACACGGTGGGAGGCGGGGACGGAGTGGAGCTGGTGGTTCTGATCCTGTCGGACCTCACGGGGCCCGAACGCAGGCAGGCTATGCGAGACACGTGGCtctccccctacacccaccctgcTTCTCCCGTCCGCCACTTCTTTTTGATCGGGCGGAACGCTTCGTGGGACGACCTGGACCATGTGGCGAGAACGCGTGAAGAAATGGAGACCCACCTGGACCTCGTGCAGGTCAACGGCAGCGACTCCTACGCCCACCTGACAACCAAGGTCCTGACCGGCTTGAGCCTGCTGGCCACGTGGTGTCAGGGCGCGCGCCACGTGCTGAAAACGGACCACGACGTTTGGGTCAACGTGCCCTCGCTGAGGGCCGCCCTCAacgccacccccatcacccctcctaCCGGTGTCGAGGGGTACTGCACCTCCAGCCAGAGGCCGATCCGACGCCCGCGATCCAAGTACTACATCCCTGAAAGCCTTTTCCCCTACAAAGCTTACCCGCGCTTCTGTAACGGGCCAGGGTACGTCACCACCCCCCGGGTGGCCGGGCAGATCGTGGCCGTGTCCCTGTCAGTGCCTTTCTTCCCGTTGGAGGACGTCTTCCTGGGCATGTGCCTCCAGCGGCTGGGGCTGGGGGTCAGGCACAACCGTGGCTTCGCCATCGGGAAGGCCGTGAAGAGCAGACAGGCCGTGTGCCCCGAGCTCTGCAGGTACCATGGGAGGAGCGTGATCGTTCGCCACGGCTTCACCCCGGAGGAGCTCCGGGCCATCTGGAGGGCGGGGGAGTGTCTGGAGCTGGAGGGTTTGCCGTGTGGGAACGAGACATCTTCGTAG